A DNA window from Luteolibacter luteus contains the following coding sequences:
- the trpC gene encoding indole-3-glycerol phosphate synthase TrpC, with protein sequence MSDKLAQIIATKHQEVEALMARAGHIRAAALQRNEFRGFRAALDRGPDRVGVIAEVKKASPSVGLIDPNFDPIRQAKRYLDGGASCLSILTDEQYFQGSLSYLSKISEFSDAPLLRKDFTIHPVQIHEAIVAGADAILLIVAALDDDNLKRLYNEAKDFQLDVLVEVHDLPEMERAIELGADLIGINNRNLKTFEIDLAVTEELADEVSDDVILVSESGLRSVEDVQRALDAGANAVLIGESLMRAHNPAEEIEAYLELRAV encoded by the coding sequence ATGTCCGACAAGCTCGCCCAGATCATCGCCACCAAGCATCAGGAAGTCGAAGCCCTGATGGCCCGTGCCGGGCATATCCGCGCCGCAGCCTTGCAGCGGAACGAGTTCCGCGGCTTTCGTGCGGCGCTGGATCGCGGTCCGGACCGCGTGGGAGTGATTGCGGAAGTGAAGAAGGCCTCGCCTTCCGTCGGCTTGATCGATCCGAACTTCGACCCCATCCGCCAGGCGAAGCGCTATCTGGATGGCGGCGCATCCTGCCTCTCGATCCTGACGGACGAGCAGTACTTCCAAGGTTCGCTGAGCTACCTGAGCAAGATTTCCGAATTCTCCGATGCGCCGCTACTGCGGAAGGACTTCACGATTCACCCGGTGCAGATCCACGAGGCGATCGTGGCCGGTGCCGATGCGATCCTGCTGATCGTGGCCGCGCTGGATGACGACAATCTGAAGCGCCTCTACAACGAGGCGAAGGACTTCCAACTCGATGTGCTGGTGGAAGTCCACGACCTGCCGGAGATGGAGCGCGCGATCGAACTCGGCGCGGACCTGATCGGCATCAACAACCGCAACCTGAAGACCTTCGAGATCGACCTTGCGGTCACCGAGGAGCTGGCGGATGAAGTTTCGGATGATGTGATCCTCGTTTCCGAGTCCGGCCTGCGCAGCGTGGAAGATGTGCAGCGTGCCCTCGATGCCGGCGCGAACGCCGTGCTGATTGGCGAGTCCTTGATGCGGGCGCATAACCCGGCCGAGGAGATCGAGGCGTATCTGGAGTTGAGGGCGGTCTAA
- a CDS encoding glycoside hydrolase family 10 protein, whose amino-acid sequence MLARIIALTSLLAGLAAAQSYRPSGEKPPMPAREFRGAWAAVVHNIDWPSKKGMSPAAQQAEMRAILDKMASLNMNALIFQVRPHCDAVYASSREPWSPWLTGTMGKSPGYDPLDYCIKQAHARGIEVHAWFNPFRALSNVNQGTCASHVCQASPHVTKRYGSLVWCDPAQTETRARAFGAILDVVNRYDVDGVHLDDYFYPYPEGGRQFPDGRSPATRRKIVDDFVQKLYSDVKGAKPWVRVGISPFGIWRPGVPGGIEAGIDSYEQLGCDARKWLSNGWVDYLAPQLYWRDQPRKQSFSALLGWWRQQGSRPVWPGIAVSRVGSSEDPGRPASEITKQVELSRSIGKNWAGHLQWSVKGLMQNRGGISNMLAKNQYAQPALVPPMPWISQKPPGRPAANAQGTGSGVRVNLQSGDRSTAKYAIQARYGNQWRMAKVVSGGTKATDISGQPDAVAVSAVDRFGNTSAPVVLSR is encoded by the coding sequence ATGCTTGCCCGGATCATCGCCTTGACCAGCTTGCTTGCCGGCCTTGCGGCGGCGCAATCGTATCGTCCATCAGGAGAGAAGCCGCCGATGCCTGCCCGGGAATTCCGCGGGGCATGGGCGGCGGTGGTTCATAATATCGACTGGCCCAGCAAGAAGGGGATGTCCCCCGCCGCGCAGCAGGCGGAGATGCGGGCGATCCTCGACAAGATGGCGTCTCTGAACATGAACGCGCTGATCTTCCAGGTGCGGCCGCATTGCGATGCGGTCTACGCGTCCTCCCGGGAGCCGTGGAGCCCGTGGTTGACCGGGACGATGGGCAAGTCGCCGGGCTACGATCCGCTCGACTATTGTATCAAGCAGGCCCACGCGCGGGGGATCGAGGTGCATGCGTGGTTCAATCCCTTCCGCGCGCTCTCGAATGTGAACCAAGGCACCTGCGCGAGCCACGTTTGCCAGGCCTCGCCGCACGTGACGAAGCGCTATGGCTCGCTGGTGTGGTGCGATCCGGCGCAGACCGAAACACGGGCGCGGGCCTTCGGCGCGATCTTGGACGTGGTGAACCGCTACGATGTGGATGGGGTTCACCTCGACGACTACTTTTATCCCTACCCCGAGGGCGGGCGGCAGTTCCCGGACGGCCGTTCCCCGGCGACGCGGCGGAAGATCGTGGATGACTTCGTGCAGAAGCTCTATTCCGACGTGAAGGGCGCGAAGCCATGGGTGCGCGTGGGCATCTCGCCCTTCGGCATCTGGCGGCCCGGTGTGCCGGGTGGCATCGAGGCGGGGATCGACTCCTACGAGCAGCTCGGTTGCGATGCGCGGAAGTGGCTGTCGAATGGCTGGGTGGATTACCTCGCCCCGCAGCTTTACTGGCGGGACCAGCCGCGGAAGCAGAGCTTCTCCGCGCTGCTCGGCTGGTGGCGCCAGCAGGGAAGTCGCCCGGTGTGGCCGGGGATCGCGGTTTCCCGCGTGGGCAGCTCGGAAGATCCGGGCCGTCCGGCTTCGGAGATCACCAAGCAGGTCGAGCTTTCCCGGAGCATCGGGAAGAATTGGGCGGGTCACCTCCAATGGAGCGTGAAGGGCCTGATGCAGAACCGCGGCGGGATCTCCAATATGTTGGCGAAGAACCAGTACGCGCAGCCGGCGCTGGTCCCGCCGATGCCATGGATCAGCCAGAAGCCTCCGGGTCGTCCTGCTGCCAATGCGCAGGGCACCGGCTCGGGCGTGCGGGTGAATCTCCAGAGCGGAGATCGCTCGACGGCGAAATATGCGATCCAAGCGCGCTATGGAAACCAGTGGCGCATGGCCAAGGTGGTGTCCGGCGGAACCAAGGCGACCGACATCAGCGGGCAGCCGGATGCGGTGGCGGTGAGTGCCGTGGACCGCTTCGGAAATACCAGCGCGCCGGTCGTGCTTTCGCGCTGA
- a CDS encoding CDGSH iron-sulfur domain-containing protein, which translates to MADEPIVCDNKPMGLQVEAGVHWWCACGRSGHPPFCDGSHKGTGLQPVKFETLVETTVWWCQCKHSKSPPLCDGTHKRFR; encoded by the coding sequence ATGGCTGACGAACCGATCGTCTGCGACAACAAGCCGATGGGCCTGCAAGTCGAGGCAGGCGTCCACTGGTGGTGCGCCTGCGGGCGAAGCGGTCATCCACCTTTCTGCGATGGCAGCCACAAGGGAACCGGATTGCAGCCGGTGAAGTTCGAGACGCTGGTGGAGACCACGGTATGGTGGTGCCAGTGCAAGCATAGCAAGAGCCCGCCGCTCTGCGATGGGACGCACAAGAGATTCCGGTGA
- the glgP gene encoding alpha-glucan family phosphorylase, producing the protein MSGSFLPKPFAHPYEIDPKFSKSAVYFSCEFAIDQIFKIYSGGLGFLAGSHMRSAAAMRQNLCGIGMLWTYGYYDQARGEEREMAVQFRKKQYAFLQDTGIKFQVPVHGHPVWVKAMFLPGDVFGTVPMFFLTTDIDENDGLSRAITHRLYDNDPLRRIAQYIVLGSGGARLLEELGVDPEVWHLNEAHGLSAAFRVYEKHRSSDEVKKRFVFTTHTPEEAGNEKHDFKLLHDFSFFGSVPMDEVRKVTGIEGEVFNHSLAALRMSHISNAVSKLHGDVSRKMWESFPGICPITHVTNAQNAKFWKDRGIEGSRVEGDINTLASRKRELKSRLFQTVANQTGKLFNPDVLTIVWARRFAGYKRPDLITRDIRMFRSLVNNNDKPVQIIWAGKPFPFDFGAIETFNHLVQTTKDFPNVAVLVGYELELSRQLKYGADIWLNNPIVTREASGTSGMTAAMNGAINLSTYDGWVCEFSKDGHNSFIIPPADLSLTPEARDRHDLLGFYEAMEQKVLPLYYGDPEGWWKLVLNSMNEVVPFFDSDRMVTEYYEKIYA; encoded by the coding sequence ATGTCAGGATCCTTTCTCCCGAAGCCTTTCGCCCATCCTTACGAGATCGACCCGAAGTTCTCGAAGAGCGCCGTCTATTTTTCCTGCGAGTTCGCGATCGACCAGATTTTCAAGATCTACTCCGGCGGCCTGGGTTTCCTCGCCGGATCCCACATGCGCTCGGCTGCCGCGATGCGCCAGAATCTCTGCGGCATCGGCATGCTCTGGACCTACGGCTACTATGACCAGGCCCGCGGCGAGGAGCGCGAGATGGCGGTCCAGTTCCGGAAGAAACAGTATGCTTTCCTGCAGGACACGGGCATCAAGTTCCAGGTCCCCGTCCACGGCCACCCGGTATGGGTGAAGGCGATGTTCCTGCCGGGCGATGTCTTCGGCACCGTTCCGATGTTCTTCCTGACCACGGACATCGACGAAAACGACGGACTGTCCCGCGCGATCACCCACCGTCTCTACGACAATGACCCGCTGCGCCGCATCGCCCAGTACATCGTCCTCGGCTCCGGCGGTGCCCGCCTGCTTGAGGAACTCGGCGTGGATCCCGAAGTCTGGCACCTGAATGAGGCCCACGGCCTCTCCGCCGCCTTCCGCGTCTACGAGAAGCATCGTAGCAGTGATGAAGTGAAGAAGCGCTTCGTCTTCACCACCCACACGCCCGAGGAAGCCGGCAACGAAAAGCACGACTTCAAGCTGCTCCACGATTTCAGCTTCTTCGGCTCCGTGCCGATGGACGAGGTCCGCAAGGTCACCGGCATCGAAGGCGAGGTCTTCAATCACTCGCTGGCTGCCCTGCGGATGAGCCACATTTCAAATGCGGTCTCGAAGCTCCACGGCGACGTCTCCCGCAAGATGTGGGAAAGCTTTCCCGGTATCTGCCCGATCACCCATGTGACAAACGCCCAGAACGCGAAGTTCTGGAAGGATCGCGGCATCGAAGGTTCGCGGGTGGAAGGCGACATCAACACGCTGGCCAGCCGCAAGCGCGAGCTGAAGTCCCGCCTCTTCCAGACCGTCGCCAACCAGACTGGCAAGCTTTTCAATCCCGACGTACTCACCATCGTCTGGGCCCGCCGCTTCGCCGGCTACAAGCGCCCGGACCTGATCACCCGCGATATCCGGATGTTCCGCTCGCTGGTGAACAACAACGACAAGCCGGTGCAGATCATCTGGGCCGGCAAGCCCTTCCCCTTCGACTTCGGAGCGATCGAGACCTTCAACCACCTAGTCCAGACCACGAAGGATTTCCCGAACGTGGCCGTGCTCGTCGGCTACGAGCTCGAGCTTTCCCGGCAGCTGAAATACGGCGCGGACATCTGGCTGAACAATCCGATCGTCACCCGCGAAGCTTCAGGCACCTCCGGCATGACCGCCGCGATGAATGGAGCCATCAACCTTTCCACTTATGATGGATGGGTCTGCGAGTTCTCGAAGGACGGCCACAACAGCTTCATCATCCCGCCTGCTGATCTCAGCCTGACGCCCGAAGCCCGCGATCGCCACGACCTCCTCGGTTTCTACGAAGCCATGGAACAGAAGGTCCTGCCACTCTACTACGGCGACCCGGAAGGCTGGTGGAAGCTGGTGCTCAACTCGATGAACGAAGTGGTGCCTTTCTTCGACTCCGACCGCATGGTGACGGAGTACTACGAGAAGATCTACGCCTGA
- the urtB gene encoding urea ABC transporter permease subunit UrtB — translation MRRSTMTPASPKRTDGISRKIGRLLICLGILLGQGFAQEAAPKGAREIVAEAAATTDTDKQKELVESLGNAEPEQVTLWLGKWKEGEIYLYQDAAGTDVAVTLDGEADADEKHALKALATEKPVTAEDGSAVRMTKDELYLADTDSSLRRVMKGVTDRLALASPDVKKRLQAVQDTGLEQDPAKLPLLEQRVAVEQNGRIKDALAEAVAMIKLRSPELPVREGAVKELGDMGSIASQSAIKTVRGEAEAAGQVGLVGACDKALRDIENHISRVNTMGTLFRGLSLGSVLLVVAIGLAITFGLMGVINMAHGELIVVGAYTTYLIQNLFAGGIHMSPFGLKIDIPGMNLSGGSWDLYFLVAIPASFLTAAGVGLLLERGIIRFLYKRPLESLLATWGVSMVIQQLFRLVFGANNVQVESPSFLSGNWTVNDIVFGWNRLFVIGFAVLIIFMTWAVLTKTSLGLLIRAVMQNRSMAACMGVKTEKVNMMTFAFGSGLAGLAGAFLSQIGNVGPNLGQNYIVDSFMTVVVGGVGNIMGTVISALGIGMADQSLQQILGDPVTGKILVLGAIILFLQWKPSGIFATRSRSLD, via the coding sequence ATGCGTAGATCCACCATGACTCCCGCGTCGCCCAAGAGAACCGATGGAATCAGCCGGAAGATCGGGCGCCTGCTCATCTGCCTCGGTATCTTGCTAGGCCAGGGCTTCGCTCAGGAGGCCGCTCCGAAAGGAGCCCGCGAGATCGTCGCGGAGGCTGCCGCCACCACGGATACCGACAAGCAGAAGGAACTGGTGGAAAGCCTTGGGAATGCGGAGCCGGAGCAGGTTACCCTGTGGTTGGGGAAGTGGAAGGAAGGCGAGATCTACCTTTATCAGGATGCCGCCGGGACCGACGTGGCGGTGACCTTGGATGGGGAGGCCGATGCGGATGAAAAGCACGCGTTGAAGGCCCTTGCCACCGAGAAGCCGGTGACCGCGGAAGACGGCAGCGCCGTCCGCATGACCAAGGACGAACTTTATCTCGCGGATACCGATTCCTCGCTGCGCCGGGTGATGAAGGGGGTGACGGATCGCCTCGCACTGGCCTCCCCGGATGTGAAGAAAAGGTTACAAGCCGTTCAGGACACCGGCCTCGAGCAGGATCCGGCGAAGTTGCCGCTGCTGGAACAGCGGGTAGCCGTTGAACAGAACGGCAGGATCAAGGACGCGCTGGCCGAGGCAGTGGCGATGATCAAGCTCCGCTCCCCGGAACTCCCCGTGCGCGAGGGAGCGGTAAAGGAACTCGGCGACATGGGTTCGATTGCTTCGCAAAGCGCGATCAAGACGGTGCGAGGCGAGGCGGAAGCGGCCGGGCAAGTGGGCCTGGTGGGCGCGTGTGACAAGGCCTTGCGGGATATCGAGAACCACATCTCCCGGGTGAATACGATGGGAACCCTTTTCCGCGGTCTGTCGCTCGGCAGCGTGCTGTTGGTAGTGGCGATCGGTCTGGCGATCACCTTTGGCCTGATGGGCGTGATCAATATGGCACACGGCGAGTTGATCGTGGTGGGCGCTTACACGACCTATCTGATCCAGAATCTTTTCGCCGGAGGCATCCACATGTCGCCCTTCGGCCTGAAGATCGACATTCCCGGAATGAATCTCTCCGGTGGGAGCTGGGATCTTTATTTCCTGGTCGCGATTCCCGCAAGCTTCCTTACCGCGGCAGGCGTGGGCCTGCTGCTGGAGCGGGGGATCATCCGCTTCCTCTACAAGCGTCCGCTGGAATCGCTGCTCGCCACCTGGGGTGTTTCGATGGTCATCCAGCAACTCTTCCGCCTGGTCTTCGGCGCGAACAACGTCCAGGTAGAAAGCCCGTCTTTCCTCTCCGGAAACTGGACGGTGAACGACATCGTCTTCGGCTGGAACCGCCTCTTCGTGATCGGGTTCGCGGTGCTCATCATTTTCATGACCTGGGCAGTGCTGACCAAAACGTCACTGGGTCTGCTGATCCGCGCGGTGATGCAGAACCGCAGCATGGCCGCCTGCATGGGTGTGAAGACGGAGAAGGTAAACATGATGACCTTCGCCTTCGGCAGCGGCCTTGCGGGGCTTGCGGGGGCCTTCCTTTCCCAGATCGGAAATGTCGGACCGAACCTCGGGCAAAACTACATCGTGGACTCCTTCATGACCGTCGTGGTCGGCGGCGTGGGGAATATCATGGGCACGGTGATCAGCGCGCTAGGCATCGGCATGGCGGATCAATCCCTGCAGCAGATCCTCGGTGATCCGGTCACGGGCAAGATCCTCGTGCTGGGTGCCATCATCCTTTTCCTCCAGTGGAAGCCCTCCGGCATCTTCGCCACCCGCTCCCGTAGCCTCGACTGA
- the urtC gene encoding urea ABC transporter permease subunit UrtC, giving the protein MKTSLAGKTPTLLLSLLAVFLVVVMPSLNAAGAVSDFTLNTWGKYLCYAILAIAVDMLWGYTGLLCLGQALFFSLGGYMLGMHLMLMIGPDPVYKSALPDFMDFMGRKELPGFWEPFQSFPFAALMIFCAPGVLAGIFGYLAFRSRIKGVYFSILTQALTYGAALMFFRNELYMGGNNGFTDFRTILGADLRNPETKRFLYIASAVTLTLVFLGCRWLTNSRFGLIQRAIRDSENRVLFSGYSAANFKLFIFVISAMIAGIGGALYVPQVGIINPSEMMTEKSLEAVVWVAVGGRGTLFGPILGAIGVNYLKSWATTEFPDYWLIILGATFVLVVLFMPKGIVGIPGQIRELIASRQSRKRAAEEELLATSAAKTK; this is encoded by the coding sequence ATGAAAACCTCTCTCGCCGGGAAAACTCCCACGCTTCTCCTCTCCCTCCTCGCGGTCTTCCTCGTGGTGGTCATGCCGTCGCTGAATGCCGCGGGGGCAGTCTCCGATTTCACACTGAACACCTGGGGCAAGTACCTTTGCTACGCGATTCTCGCGATCGCCGTGGACATGCTTTGGGGCTACACCGGTCTGCTCTGTCTCGGGCAGGCACTGTTCTTTAGCCTCGGCGGTTACATGCTGGGCATGCACCTGATGCTGATGATCGGTCCGGACCCGGTGTATAAAAGCGCGCTGCCGGATTTCATGGACTTCATGGGCCGCAAGGAACTCCCCGGCTTCTGGGAGCCTTTCCAATCCTTCCCCTTTGCCGCGCTGATGATTTTCTGCGCGCCCGGCGTCTTGGCGGGGATCTTCGGTTACCTCGCCTTCCGTTCGCGGATCAAGGGGGTGTATTTCTCGATCCTCACGCAGGCGCTGACCTACGGTGCAGCGCTGATGTTCTTCCGTAATGAACTCTACATGGGTGGGAACAACGGCTTCACCGATTTCCGCACGATCCTCGGCGCGGATCTCCGGAATCCGGAAACCAAGCGCTTCCTCTACATCGCCTCTGCGGTGACGCTCACCCTGGTCTTCCTCGGTTGCCGATGGCTCACCAACTCGCGTTTCGGCCTGATCCAGCGGGCGATCCGCGACAGTGAGAACCGCGTGCTCTTCTCAGGCTACTCGGCCGCGAACTTCAAGCTCTTCATCTTCGTGATCAGCGCGATGATTGCGGGGATCGGCGGTGCGCTCTATGTGCCGCAGGTGGGCATCATCAATCCCAGCGAGATGATGACCGAGAAGTCGCTCGAAGCAGTGGTGTGGGTCGCTGTCGGCGGTCGCGGCACGCTCTTCGGGCCGATCCTCGGAGCCATCGGCGTGAACTACTTGAAAAGCTGGGCGACCACCGAGTTCCCCGACTACTGGCTGATTATCCTGGGAGCCACCTTCGTGCTGGTGGTGCTTTTCATGCCTAAGGGCATCGTCGGGATCCCGGGCCAGATCCGCGAGCTGATCGCCAGCCGCCAGAGCCGGAAGCGTGCCGCTGAAGAAGAACTCCTAGCAACCTCTGCCGCGAAGACCAAATGA
- the urtD gene encoding urea ABC transporter ATP-binding protein UrtD: MSMQPYLLAAEGLNKSFSGFQAIRDLNFALEKGELRTVIGPNGAGKTTFLDLITGRTKPDSGTLHFEQTHDLLRMNEYQIYRLGIGRKFQTPTVYTDHSVRENLLLSLAGSRSIWHSLVGRVKREQEERMDEILQTIKLTERAHAKAGSLAHGQKQWLEIGMLLAQDAKLLLVDEPAAGMTDEETHRTGELLLSLAGKHTIVVIEHDMTFVRQISQGRIVTVLHQGNVLCEGAVDKVQNDERVIEVYLGRKKKAA; this comes from the coding sequence ATGAGCATGCAGCCTTACCTCCTGGCCGCGGAGGGACTGAATAAGTCCTTCTCCGGATTCCAGGCCATCCGCGATCTCAACTTCGCGCTCGAGAAGGGCGAGCTGCGCACGGTCATCGGGCCGAATGGCGCGGGCAAGACGACCTTCCTCGATCTGATCACCGGACGCACCAAGCCGGATAGCGGCACCCTGCACTTTGAACAGACGCACGATCTGCTGCGGATGAACGAATATCAGATCTACCGCCTGGGCATCGGCCGGAAGTTCCAGACGCCCACGGTCTATACGGACCACAGCGTGCGCGAGAACCTGCTGCTCTCCTTGGCCGGGTCACGAAGCATCTGGCACTCCTTGGTTGGTCGCGTGAAGCGAGAGCAAGAGGAGCGCATGGATGAAATCCTGCAAACGATCAAGTTGACCGAGCGCGCGCATGCCAAAGCGGGATCGCTCGCTCACGGCCAGAAGCAGTGGCTGGAGATCGGGATGCTGCTCGCCCAGGATGCAAAGCTGCTGTTGGTGGATGAGCCGGCGGCAGGCATGACCGATGAAGAGACGCATCGCACCGGCGAGCTGCTGCTCTCGCTGGCCGGCAAGCACACGATCGTCGTGATCGAGCACGACATGACCTTTGTGCGCCAGATTTCGCAGGGCCGCATCGTGACGGTGCTGCACCAAGGGAACGTCCTTTGCGAAGGCGCGGTGGACAAGGTGCAGAATGACGAGCGCGTCATCGAGGTTTACCTGGGCCGCAAAAAGAAAGCTGCATGA
- the urtE gene encoding urea ABC transporter ATP-binding subunit UrtE: MSAIATEATTLSARNIKVAIGGSQILRGVSLNIRPQTVFCLMGRNGVGKTTTLKAITGLIGMEAGEVDLLGENISRMSPEKRALAGIGFVPQGREIFPQLTVEENLFVGTVARGRKPRAEELDRIFTLFPIIKEFLPRKGGMLSGGQQQQLAIGRALLTRPKLLILDEPTEGIQPNIIDQIGDAIKMLRDEGEMAILLVEQYLDFCKELGDDFAILERGRVAADGPMSGLSDELIKEFLTV, from the coding sequence ATGAGTGCCATTGCCACCGAAGCCACCACCCTTTCCGCCCGCAATATCAAGGTCGCGATCGGCGGAAGCCAGATCCTGCGCGGTGTTAGCCTGAATATCCGCCCGCAGACTGTCTTTTGCCTGATGGGCCGCAACGGCGTGGGCAAGACCACCACGCTCAAGGCGATCACCGGCCTGATCGGCATGGAGGCCGGCGAGGTCGATCTTTTGGGAGAAAACATCTCTCGGATGAGCCCCGAGAAGCGGGCGCTGGCAGGCATCGGCTTCGTGCCGCAGGGCCGCGAGATTTTTCCGCAGCTCACCGTGGAGGAGAATCTCTTCGTCGGCACGGTTGCCCGTGGGCGGAAGCCGAGGGCGGAAGAATTGGACCGCATCTTCACGCTCTTTCCGATCATCAAGGAATTCCTGCCACGAAAAGGCGGCATGCTCTCCGGCGGCCAGCAGCAACAGCTCGCGATCGGGCGCGCCCTCTTGACCCGCCCCAAGCTGTTGATTCTCGACGAGCCCACCGAGGGTATCCAGCCAAACATCATCGATCAGATCGGGGATGCCATCAAGATGCTCCGCGACGAAGGCGAGATGGCGATCCTGCTGGTCGAGCAGTATTTGGATTTCTGCAAGGAACTCGGCGATGACTTCGCCATCCTCGAGCGCGGCCGTGTCGCGGCTGATGGGCCGATGAGCGGCCTCAGCGACGAGCTTATCAAGGAATTCCTCACCGTTTGA
- a CDS encoding urease subunit gamma — translation MHLSPREQEKLLVVVAADLARRRRDRGLKLNYPETVALITAEIFEGARDGKSVAELMSYGTTLVTRDEVMEGVAEMIHDIQVEATFPDGTKLVTVHHPVR, via the coding sequence ATGCACCTTTCCCCGCGCGAACAGGAAAAGCTACTCGTGGTGGTGGCTGCCGACCTTGCCCGACGTCGCCGTGATCGAGGCCTGAAGCTGAACTATCCGGAAACCGTGGCGCTGATCACTGCCGAGATCTTCGAGGGTGCCCGCGATGGCAAGTCGGTCGCGGAACTCATGAGCTACGGCACCACCTTGGTCACCCGGGACGAGGTGATGGAGGGCGTGGCGGAGATGATTCACGACATCCAGGTGGAAGCCACTTTTCCGGATGGCACCAAGCTCGTCACCGTTCACCATCCCGTGCGATGA
- a CDS encoding urease subunit beta has product MIPGEIITPEGAPDIEINVGLAKLTIAVANKGDRPVQVGSHFHFAEVNSELDFDREAARGFRLDIPAGTAVRFEPGDTREVPLVAFAGKREIYGLNNKVNGKLDS; this is encoded by the coding sequence ATGATCCCCGGAGAAATCATCACGCCTGAGGGCGCGCCGGACATCGAAATCAATGTCGGCTTGGCCAAGCTTACCATCGCCGTGGCGAATAAAGGCGACCGGCCGGTGCAAGTGGGTAGCCACTTCCACTTCGCGGAGGTAAACAGCGAACTCGATTTCGACCGTGAGGCCGCGCGTGGCTTTCGCCTCGATATCCCGGCGGGTACCGCGGTGCGCTTCGAGCCCGGTGATACGCGTGAGGTGCCGCTGGTGGCCTTTGCGGGCAAGCGCGAGATTTACGGACTGAATAACAAGGTGAACGGGAAACTCGATTCATGA